The following is a genomic window from Bacteroidota bacterium.
AGCAGAGGGGCAGCAGCAAGCGAATGACCGCCTGAACAGGCACCGAAGCATCATTCAAACATCGCTCGTGCTTGGGCTTCTTGCCATACTGATTTTTGCCTCCTTGCTGGTCTGGCTGATTATATCCTATAAAAAGCATCTTGATAAATTGAGAAAGAACCTCTACGAAAATGAAACAATGCTCCATGAAAATAAAAAAGCATTCAGCGTATTGAGCGTTCAACTCACCGAACTAAAAGATGACCTGCTGGTGTATCAAAAAGCGACAGGCAATTTAAGTAATAAACTCGCTGAATCGAAAATTCAAATCATGGGAGAATTACAAACGACAAATGACGAATTAAATAAAAAGTGGCAGCAGGCAGCAGCAACTGTCAGCAAACAAGATGATACCATGAAAAGGTTAGGTTCAAGGATGGATGACTTAAAATCATCCATTGAAAAAGAAACAGCCGCTCAACTCAAATCACAAGTCATAAATCTCAAATCTGATATGGAAGCGCAAATCACTGCCCTGCAAAAAACAATCCATGTGAAAAATAACTAAGCCATGACAAAAACAATAGACATTAATGGAAAAATTAAAGCAATCATTTACGATAAACTCAGGATTGACCAAAAAGAAATTACTCCAGAGGCAAGTTTCATGAATGACCTTGGTGCTGATTCGCTCGATACAGTGGAACTCATCATGGAGTTTGAGAAGGAATTCAATATCACGATTCCTGATGAGGAGGCAGAAAAAATCAGCACTGTGGGCGAGGCCATTGAGTACATCAAAAAGAACAAAGAACAAAAAATGCTGAGCAAAGCGAAATTCTGATTTATTGAGAATATGAAATGAAAAAAGAAAACACCTTGAACCCCGAGCAGCGTAAAGAAATTATGGACTGGCTTACTAGCGAGATACAAAAATTAAGCAAAGACATTAACCGCTACCATGCAACGAGCCACTACTCCAGGGCAGAACGAGCCGAAGGCGCGCGCGATGCCTATTACAAATGCATTAATGAATTAATGAAATTACAAGACCCAACGAATGCCAACCAATAAACAACAATCCCATCTATGGGGAATAAATTGAAAACCATGAAAAAAATAATTTTGTATTACAGCATTACAGCACTGGCATTTTCCTTTCACTCTGCTGCGTATGCACAGAAGAAAGAAAAAGACAAGCTCCTTGCCGGCAAAGTTTTTGAAGCGGAATTTACCGAGCAAAAGAAAAAAGCGAAACCCGTAAAGGATGACATTATCTTTAAGTCAGAAAAAATTAATGTAAAGGTTATCTCAGAGAAAACAGGATTTACGGATAATCCTTATACGGCATCTGTTGATTCCTCATCAGGCAGCATGGTAATACGCTTTGAATCTGAAGGCAAAAATAAAGATAATGAAGTAATTAAATGGAAGGGCACTGTTACCAAAGAAATCATAGGAGGAACTGCCACCATAACCGATAAAAAAGGAAAGACAAAAACAGAATACTTTTTTTCCGGAAATCTGAAAAGTACAAAGAAGAAATAAATTTATGCAAGAATAAAAAACATGACTGAAAAACAAAAAAACATTTCCGAAATAGAACAGATGCTGAAAGACATGGCAGAAGCAGGCCAGAAGATTTCAAAAGCATATCTTGACAGCATGCCCAATATCATCCATTCCGCTAAGGACGTGATGTCAGGACTTGCTTCCTTGTCAGGCAATATAAATTCCAATCCTGTAGAATTGTCTAAACTACAAAACTGCTATCTTAACTTCTATAAAAAGCAGATAGGATTGTGGCAGGAAATAAATCAACATACGCAAAGCGGAAGCCAGCCCCCCTCCAATGGCGATAAACGGTTTAAATCTCCCGAATGGAACGAAGCCCCTTACTATTTTTACTATATCAAACAAACTTATCTGATGGCTTCTGAATTGTTGCATGAGATACTGGAACAGTCCGCCATAGATGATGCCACAAAAAAGAAATTAAAGTTTTACTCGCAACTATACATTGATGCTCTTTCTCCTGCAAACTTTCTTACTACCAATCCCGAAGCCCTCAAACTGGCGCAGCAAACCGGAGGAGAAAGTTTAAAGAAAGGATTTAAAAATCTCCTCCACGATATGAAGCAAGGCAGAATCAGCCAAACCAATTTCTCTGCCTTTGAAGTGGGAAAAAATCTTGCTACCACACCGGGCAGCGTAGTTTTTCAAAACGAACTCATCCAACTCATCCAATACAAACCACTCACAAAAAAGGTTTCTCAATTTCCGTTGTTGATTATTCCACCGTGGATTAACCGTTATTACATTCTGGACTTGGAGCCGGAAAATTCTTTTGTCCGCTTTGCTGTTCAGCAGGGT
Proteins encoded in this region:
- a CDS encoding acyl carrier protein, coding for MTKTIDINGKIKAIIYDKLRIDQKEITPEASFMNDLGADSLDTVELIMEFEKEFNITIPDEEAEKISTVGEAIEYIKKNKEQKMLSKAKF